In bacterium 336/3, the following proteins share a genomic window:
- a CDS encoding cytochrome C peroxidase, protein MNKNILYIVIVVVMFSCKSRDLETPISFQNPSNFPEPHYNLSRNPITTEGFKLGKMLFFDSILSRDGTISCGSCHIPSSAFTQHGHDLSHGIDDQLTLRNAPPIMNLAWQKEFFWDGGVFDLDLFALAPIEAHNEMDESIANVLNKLRKHSKYPQMFERAFGTSEITLDRFLKALSQFQLMAISANSKYDKFIRNEGATLTNDELSGLELFKAKCSSCHQGELFTDLSYRNNGIIPQRFKLNGADTIDTGRERITLNPNDQFKFKVPSLRNVEITRPYMHNGSLRTLEQVLDHYQTGVKDNPTLDPILKQNGRLGINLTDDEKKKIIAFLKTLTDEEFLKNPILSEENP, encoded by the coding sequence ATGAATAAAAACATTCTTTATATTGTCATTGTAGTTGTAATGTTTTCATGTAAATCAAGGGATTTGGAGACACCCATATCATTTCAAAATCCATCAAATTTTCCTGAACCACATTACAATTTATCCCGAAACCCGATTACAACAGAGGGGTTTAAACTGGGTAAAATGCTGTTTTTTGATAGTATTTTGAGTAGAGATGGAACCATTAGTTGTGGGAGTTGTCATATCCCTAGTTCGGCATTTACACAACACGGACACGATTTGAGTCATGGGATAGATGACCAACTTACACTTAGAAATGCCCCACCAATTATGAATCTGGCTTGGCAAAAAGAGTTTTTTTGGGATGGAGGTGTATTTGATTTGGATTTATTTGCCCTTGCACCCATTGAAGCTCATAATGAAATGGATGAAAGTATTGCCAATGTTTTAAATAAACTCAGAAAGCATTCTAAGTATCCTCAAATGTTTGAAAGAGCTTTTGGTACTTCTGAAATCACTTTGGATAGATTTTTAAAAGCTTTATCTCAATTTCAACTCATGGCAATTTCTGCCAATTCGAAGTATGATAAGTTTATAAGAAACGAGGGAGCAACCCTTACAAATGATGAATTATCTGGTTTAGAGCTTTTTAAGGCAAAATGTAGTTCCTGCCATCAGGGAGAGTTGTTTACAGATTTAAGTTATCGAAATAACGGAATCATACCTCAAAGATTTAAGCTCAATGGTGCTGATACAATTGATACAGGGAGAGAACGTATTACGCTTAACCCAAACGATCAATTTAAGTTTAAAGTACCAAGCCTGAGAAATGTAGAAATCACACGTCCCTACATGCATAATGGCTCTTTGAGGACATTAGAGCAAGTTTTAGACCATTACCAAACAGGTGTTAAAGATAATCCGACATTAGACCCCATTTTAAAACAAAATGGCAGATTAGGAATAAATTTGACAGATGATGAGAAGAAAAAAATTATAGCATTCTTAAAAACACTAACCGATGAAGAATTTCTTAAAAACCCGATTTTATCAGAAGAAAATCCATAA
- a CDS encoding pseudouridine synthase, whose product MILFRYFIIYKPYGVLNQFTDDLERPTLASLYDFPKDVYPVGRLDIDSEGLLLLTNDTKINHKLLNPAFKHTKTYWVQVEGQITPEAIKILEKGVKIKIDGKEYQTLPAKASIFEQEPNLPERDPPIRFRKNIPTSWLSLSIVEGKKHQVRKMTAFVGFPTLRLVRYSIQNIHLDDMQVGDVKELDRDFVYKTLML is encoded by the coding sequence ATTATTTTGTTTCGTTATTTTATTATATACAAACCTTATGGCGTTCTGAATCAGTTTACAGACGATTTGGAACGCCCAACGCTTGCCTCTCTCTACGATTTTCCAAAAGATGTGTATCCTGTGGGGCGTTTGGATATTGATAGTGAAGGACTTTTATTGCTTACCAATGATACTAAAATCAATCATAAGCTCTTAAATCCTGCTTTTAAGCATACCAAGACATATTGGGTACAAGTAGAGGGACAAATTACGCCAGAAGCTATCAAAATTCTTGAAAAAGGTGTAAAAATAAAAATTGATGGCAAAGAATACCAAACGTTACCAGCCAAAGCATCTATTTTTGAGCAAGAACCCAATTTACCTGAACGAGACCCTCCTATTCGTTTTCGGAAGAATATTCCTACTTCGTGGCTGAGTCTTTCAATTGTAGAAGGCAAAAAACACCAAGTTCGTAAAATGACAGCCTTTGTGGGATTTCCAACACTCAGGTTAGTTCGTTATAGTATTCAGAATATCCATTTGGATGATATGCAAGTAGGTGATGTGAAAGAGCTTGATAGAGATTTTGTATATAAAACCTTGATGTTGTAG
- a CDS encoding ribonuclease R: protein MKKQTKKTTSKKSTVISPESLTQKIKELLTRPKLWGYSARTIIRELHLEGKQAKRDVEQVLEELLEDGFIYLNEHGRFKCQEEHPDTLVGTIDFVNSKYAYFMSESLANDVRIDANDIGNALDGDTVKVAVYSSPYENARMEGEVLEVVKRKTDTFSGIIQISKNHAFLVTSSKKMYVDIYVPLSDIGKAQNGDKVIVQVIEWHKIGKKPVGKVSKVLGKPGEHETEIHAIMAEYNLPFEFPKNVSQAAKRIGDDITEEEIAKRRDFRKVTTFTIDPETAKDFDDALSLKKLENGNWEIGVHIADVSHYVKSNSILDKEAFERATSVYLVDRTIPMLPERLSNELCSLNPHVDRLTFAAVFELDNNANLISEWFGRTVIHSARRFTYEEAQERIETKKGDFANEINILNDLAKKICAERFKDGAISFETPEVRFVLDKNGTPISLQPKIRKEAHKLIEEFMLLANKRVAEFIYNMGKGDKRPTMVYRIHEAPDKERLATFARFVARLGYKIETEGKKMSASFNKMTEALEGKPEQDVLQNLAVRTMSKAKYSTDAIGHFGLAFKHYTHFTSPIRRYPDVMVHRLLEHYLEKGKSVSKDAYEEKCKHSSDREKRAAEAERASIKYKQVEFMKLKDDGRIWNGIVTGVTDFGIYVEIIDTKSEGMVRMSELKDDFYELDAQNYRIVGKKTGKIIAFGDKVQVKVIDADLQKRTIDLELEGSSHTKTIKNVVGKTTNQKTVRKSNNSYRRKR, encoded by the coding sequence ATGAAAAAACAAACTAAGAAAACTACCAGTAAAAAATCAACTGTTATTTCCCCTGAAAGTTTAACTCAAAAAATCAAAGAATTGCTGACTCGCCCTAAATTATGGGGATATTCAGCTCGTACCATCATCAGAGAATTGCATTTAGAAGGAAAACAAGCCAAAAGAGATGTAGAACAAGTTTTAGAAGAGCTTTTGGAAGATGGATTTATTTATCTCAATGAACATGGACGTTTCAAATGCCAAGAAGAACACCCTGATACACTTGTTGGAACAATAGATTTTGTAAACTCCAAATATGCTTATTTTATGTCAGAAAGTCTGGCTAATGACGTTCGTATTGATGCAAATGACATTGGAAATGCTTTAGATGGAGATACGGTAAAAGTAGCAGTATATTCTAGCCCATACGAAAATGCACGTATGGAGGGAGAAGTATTGGAGGTTGTGAAACGAAAAACTGATACTTTTTCAGGAATCATTCAAATATCGAAAAATCATGCTTTTTTGGTAACCAGTAGCAAAAAAATGTATGTAGATATTTATGTACCTTTATCGGATATTGGTAAAGCTCAAAACGGTGATAAAGTCATTGTACAAGTTATAGAGTGGCATAAAATTGGCAAAAAACCCGTTGGAAAAGTAAGCAAAGTATTGGGTAAACCTGGTGAACACGAAACGGAAATTCATGCAATTATGGCAGAGTATAATTTGCCTTTTGAGTTTCCTAAAAATGTTTCACAGGCTGCTAAACGTATTGGTGATGATATTACAGAAGAAGAAATTGCTAAGAGAAGAGATTTCAGGAAGGTTACCACTTTTACCATAGACCCCGAAACAGCCAAAGATTTTGATGATGCCCTTTCTCTCAAGAAACTTGAGAATGGCAACTGGGAAATTGGTGTACACATTGCTGATGTAAGCCATTATGTAAAATCCAATTCGATACTCGATAAAGAAGCTTTTGAAAGAGCTACTTCGGTATATTTGGTAGATAGAACGATTCCTATGCTTCCAGAAAGGCTTTCAAATGAACTTTGTTCACTCAATCCGCATGTAGATAGACTTACTTTTGCAGCTGTTTTTGAGTTGGACAACAACGCCAATTTAATTTCAGAGTGGTTTGGAAGAACTGTCATTCATTCTGCAAGACGTTTTACTTACGAAGAAGCTCAGGAACGTATTGAAACTAAAAAAGGAGATTTTGCTAATGAAATCAATATTTTAAATGATTTAGCCAAGAAAATATGTGCAGAACGTTTTAAAGATGGTGCTATCAGTTTTGAAACCCCCGAAGTAAGATTTGTTTTGGATAAAAATGGTACGCCTATTTCGTTGCAACCTAAAATCAGAAAAGAGGCTCATAAACTCATTGAAGAGTTCATGTTGCTTGCCAACAAGCGTGTAGCAGAGTTTATTTACAATATGGGCAAAGGCGATAAACGCCCTACAATGGTGTATAGAATCCATGAAGCTCCTGACAAAGAAAGACTTGCAACTTTTGCTCGTTTTGTGGCTCGTTTGGGTTATAAAATTGAAACAGAAGGCAAAAAGATGTCCGCTTCTTTCAATAAAATGACTGAAGCCTTAGAAGGAAAGCCCGAACAAGATGTACTTCAGAATTTGGCTGTTCGTACCATGTCGAAAGCAAAATACAGTACTGATGCTATTGGACATTTTGGTTTAGCATTCAAACATTATACACATTTTACATCTCCTATTCGCCGTTATCCTGATGTGATGGTTCACAGGCTTTTAGAGCATTATCTAGAAAAAGGAAAAAGTGTATCGAAAGATGCTTATGAAGAAAAATGTAAACACTCATCGGATAGAGAAAAACGTGCTGCCGAAGCAGAAAGAGCTTCCATCAAATACAAACAAGTAGAGTTTATGAAACTCAAAGATGATGGCAGAATTTGGAATGGTATTGTAACAGGTGTAACAGATTTCGGGATTTATGTGGAGATTATTGACACCAAATCGGAAGGGATGGTACGCATGAGCGAACTAAAAGATGATTTCTATGAATTGGATGCTCAAAATTATAGAATTGTAGGCAAGAAAACAGGAAAAATCATTGCATTTGGCGATAAAGTACAAGTAAAAGTCATAGATGCCGATTTACAAAAAAGAACGATAGATTTAGAGCTTGAAGGTTCTTCGCATACAAAAACTATTAAAAATGTTGTAGGAAAAACAACCAACCAAAAAACTGTACGAAAAAGTAATAACAGCTACAGACGAAAAAGATAA
- a CDS encoding glutathione peroxidase, with the protein MIPLVLLSACFGANTIKSKPENTQNTTIMQDEATKKSFYDFKMEAIDGKMIDFSQYKGKKVLLVNVASKCGYTPQYEQLQALHEKYGNKVTILGFPANNFGSQEPGTNEEIATFCKKNYGVTFQMFQKISVKGSDMHPLYKWLSDKSQNGWNDQAPSWNFSKYLVNEKGELVKFYGSGVDPVGDEMLKAIQ; encoded by the coding sequence ATGATTCCCTTGGTGTTGCTCTCTGCTTGTTTTGGAGCTAATACCATCAAATCGAAACCAGAAAATACACAAAACACCACAATTATGCAGGATGAAGCAACTAAAAAGTCTTTTTATGATTTCAAAATGGAAGCCATAGATGGCAAAATGATTGATTTCAGTCAATACAAAGGTAAAAAAGTATTACTTGTCAATGTAGCTTCTAAATGTGGCTATACACCTCAATATGAGCAATTGCAGGCTTTACATGAGAAATATGGAAACAAAGTAACCATTTTGGGCTTTCCTGCCAACAATTTTGGTAGCCAAGAACCAGGTACAAACGAGGAAATCGCTACTTTTTGTAAGAAAAATTATGGTGTAACATTCCAAATGTTTCAAAAAATATCTGTAAAAGGCTCTGATATGCATCCTTTATACAAATGGCTTTCAGATAAAAGCCAAAATGGTTGGAATGACCAAGCTCCTTCATGGAATTTCTCTAAATATTTGGTAAACGAAAAAGGCGAACTCGTAAAATTCTATGGCTCAGGTGTCGATCCAGTCGGAGATGAGATGCTTAAAGCAATTCAATAA
- a CDS encoding malate dehydrogenase, whose translation MLQVFPYHILQNFSQKVFLAIGFSEKDATLATKVLLKADLRGIDSHGIARLSGYVRLWEAKRLNANPKVENVYETPSTATMDGDAGVGLVVAPQAMQVAIEKAKNCGTGWVSVKNSNHFGIAGYHAMMALEADMIGIALTNASPIVAPTYSIDKLLGTNPIAVAIPALSQPAFVADFATTTAANGKFEILERKGEDAPWGWLQDETGAITTDTQARKKGGALLPLGSDYEHGSHKGYCLGAIVDIFSAVFSGANYASWVPPFVSYLPMPENPVGEGIGHFFGAIRVDAFRPAEDFKKHMDNWINTFRNAKAVEGKKVIIPGDPERLYEAERMENGIPLMNAVIEDLNKLAEKLGVEKL comes from the coding sequence ATGTTACAAGTATTTCCTTATCATATACTACAAAATTTTAGCCAAAAAGTTTTTTTAGCGATTGGTTTTTCTGAAAAAGATGCCACTTTGGCTACCAAAGTTCTTCTTAAAGCAGATTTAAGAGGCATCGATTCTCATGGAATTGCTCGTCTTTCTGGCTATGTACGACTCTGGGAAGCCAAAAGGCTCAATGCAAATCCAAAAGTAGAAAACGTGTACGAAACCCCTTCTACTGCTACTATGGATGGTGATGCAGGTGTGGGTTTGGTGGTTGCTCCTCAGGCTATGCAAGTAGCTATCGAAAAAGCTAAAAACTGCGGAACAGGTTGGGTTTCTGTGAAAAACTCCAATCATTTTGGGATTGCTGGCTATCATGCCATGATGGCTCTTGAAGCAGATATGATAGGCATTGCTTTGACCAATGCAAGCCCCATTGTAGCTCCTACTTACTCAATTGATAAACTATTGGGTACAAATCCTATTGCTGTTGCGATTCCAGCCCTTTCGCAACCTGCTTTTGTGGCTGATTTTGCTACAACTACGGCTGCCAATGGCAAATTTGAGATTTTGGAACGAAAAGGAGAAGATGCTCCTTGGGGCTGGCTACAAGATGAAACTGGGGCTATCACTACTGATACACAGGCTCGTAAAAAAGGCGGAGCTTTGCTTCCTTTGGGTAGTGACTACGAACACGGAAGCCACAAAGGGTATTGTTTAGGAGCTATTGTAGATATTTTCTCAGCTGTTTTCTCAGGAGCTAATTATGCCTCTTGGGTACCTCCTTTTGTGAGTTATTTACCCATGCCCGAAAACCCTGTGGGTGAAGGTATTGGACACTTTTTTGGAGCTATCAGAGTTGATGCCTTCAGACCAGCAGAAGACTTTAAAAAACACATGGATAACTGGATAAATACGTTCAGAAATGCCAAAGCAGTAGAAGGTAAAAAAGTGATTATCCCTGGTGACCCTGAAAGGCTTTATGAAGCAGAAAGAATGGAAAATGGTATTCCATTGATGAATGCTGTGATAGAAGATTTGAATAAGTTGGCTGAAAAATTAGGTGTTGAAAAGCTTTAA
- a CDS encoding gamma-glutamyltransferase, translated as MYIKQLTLIVFLMGILQSKAQDRVTGRNFATRSEVIAQNGMVATSHPLATQVGLDVLKKGGTAIDAAIAANATLGLMEPTGCGVGGDLFAIVWDAKTQKLYGLNASGKSPKSLTLDYFKQKGMKAIPSFGVLPVSLPGAVDGWFELHKKFGKLKMQDVLQPAIGYAENGFPVTELIAYYLQGSYNRFQNNPNFKETYSINGKALQKGDVFKNPLLANTYKKLIKGGRDEFYKGEIAKIIDATMKKQGGFLSYEDLASHQSEWIEPVSTNYRGYDVWELPPNGQGATVLQMLNILEGYEFKPEDFGTARHIHLFTEAKKLVFEDRAKYYADPNFAKIPLKELISKEYAKKRRELINQNRANYNYKAGDNFAKETIYMCVADKDGNMISLIQSNYRGMGSGVIPDGLGFMLQNRGELFSLEEGHNNVYAPQKRPFHTIIPAFVTKNGKPLMAFGVMGGDFQPLGHTQIIMNIVDFKMNLQEAGDAPRIDHLGSTDPTGAEERDARGGTITLESGFDYETIRKLMQMGHKIGYGFGGYGGYQAIWWDAEKKVYYGASESRKDGQAGGY; from the coding sequence ATGTATATTAAACAACTAACTCTTATTGTATTTTTGATGGGTATTTTGCAGTCAAAAGCCCAAGATCGTGTAACAGGTAGAAATTTTGCCACTCGTTCGGAGGTAATTGCCCAAAACGGAATGGTAGCAACAAGCCATCCGCTTGCCACTCAGGTGGGCTTAGACGTACTCAAAAAAGGAGGTACAGCCATTGATGCAGCCATTGCAGCCAATGCAACACTTGGACTGATGGAGCCAACAGGCTGTGGCGTTGGAGGAGATTTATTTGCCATTGTTTGGGATGCTAAAACCCAGAAATTGTATGGATTGAATGCATCTGGAAAATCCCCTAAATCACTGACACTCGATTATTTTAAACAGAAAGGCATGAAAGCCATTCCTTCGTTTGGGGTGCTTCCTGTAAGTTTACCAGGGGCAGTAGATGGTTGGTTTGAACTTCATAAAAAGTTTGGTAAACTCAAAATGCAAGATGTTTTACAGCCTGCTATTGGTTATGCTGAAAATGGTTTTCCTGTAACTGAACTGATAGCCTATTATTTACAGGGTTCATACAATCGTTTTCAGAATAATCCTAATTTTAAAGAAACCTACAGCATCAATGGAAAAGCTCTCCAAAAAGGAGATGTATTCAAAAATCCTTTACTTGCCAATACATATAAAAAATTGATAAAAGGTGGTAGAGATGAGTTTTACAAAGGAGAAATAGCTAAAATTATAGATGCTACCATGAAAAAACAAGGTGGTTTTTTGAGTTATGAAGATCTTGCAAGCCATCAGTCAGAATGGATAGAGCCTGTTTCAACCAATTACAGAGGTTACGATGTTTGGGAACTGCCTCCCAACGGACAAGGGGCTACAGTGCTTCAAATGCTCAATATTTTGGAAGGTTATGAATTTAAACCCGAAGATTTTGGGACAGCTCGCCACATTCATTTGTTTACGGAAGCCAAAAAACTGGTTTTTGAAGATAGAGCCAAATATTATGCAGACCCCAATTTTGCTAAAATTCCTCTGAAGGAGCTGATTTCTAAAGAATACGCTAAAAAACGCAGAGAACTGATAAATCAAAACAGAGCCAATTATAATTACAAAGCAGGTGATAATTTTGCCAAAGAAACCATTTATATGTGTGTGGCAGATAAAGATGGCAACATGATTTCACTCATTCAGAGCAATTATAGAGGTATGGGTTCAGGTGTGATACCTGATGGTTTGGGTTTTATGCTACAAAATAGAGGAGAGCTTTTTAGCCTTGAAGAAGGACATAACAATGTGTATGCACCACAAAAAAGACCATTTCATACCATTATTCCTGCATTTGTGACTAAAAATGGTAAACCACTGATGGCTTTTGGCGTGATGGGAGGGGATTTTCAGCCTTTGGGGCATACTCAAATTATTATGAATATCGTAGATTTTAAAATGAATTTGCAAGAAGCAGGGGATGCTCCACGTATTGACCATTTGGGTTCTACAGACCCCACAGGAGCAGAAGAACGAGATGCAAGAGGAGGAACAATTACTTTAGAATCTGGATTTGATTATGAAACTATTCGCAAACTGATGCAAATGGGGCATAAAATTGGTTATGGATTTGGGGGTTATGGTGGTTATCAGGCGATTTGGTGGGATGCTGAGAAAAAAGTGTATTATGGAGCTTCCGAAAGCCGAAAAGACGGTCAAGCAGGAGGATATTAA
- a CDS encoding sugar kinase — protein sequence MATIEKAIIVKSKTRLELLTEQYNTVQQAKFSIERKRENLEVQSNFLSKESLKSVTSNRAKKKEQIGSGEFSDFDKAHKQQYNVLEMVQNITAKHLKVKVIDNTILPSFIFSENDLIIVVGQDGLVANTAKYTNNLPIIGVNPDASRFDGVLLPFNAQTFEQALWNVLKGNYNHKLVTMAEVLLDDGQRLLAFNDFFIGPISHSSARYLITYQDITETHSSSGIIISTGAGATGWMSSLFNMANGIHQAFGGGQICERPKVPLDTEQLIFIVREPFISKTSQAQVSAGIITPQKELVVESLMEKTGIIFSDGIEADKLRFNSGSIAKIGIAKEKAKLVLP from the coding sequence ATGGCTACCATCGAAAAAGCCATTATCGTCAAAAGTAAAACCCGATTGGAGTTGCTTACTGAACAATACAACACAGTTCAGCAAGCTAAATTTTCCATAGAGCGTAAAAGGGAAAACTTGGAAGTTCAAAGTAATTTTTTAAGTAAAGAATCATTAAAAAGTGTAACCAGTAATAGAGCGAAAAAAAAGGAACAAATTGGTTCGGGAGAGTTTTCGGACTTTGATAAAGCCCACAAACAGCAATATAATGTACTTGAGATGGTGCAAAATATTACGGCAAAACACCTGAAAGTGAAGGTAATAGATAATACCATTCTACCCTCTTTTATCTTTTCAGAAAATGATTTGATTATTGTAGTTGGGCAAGATGGGCTGGTTGCCAATACAGCCAAATACACCAACAATCTGCCTATTATTGGTGTAAACCCTGATGCAAGCCGTTTTGATGGGGTTTTACTTCCTTTCAATGCTCAAACCTTTGAACAAGCCCTTTGGAACGTCTTGAAAGGCAATTATAACCATAAATTGGTAACAATGGCAGAAGTTTTGTTGGATGATGGACAAAGACTGCTTGCTTTTAACGATTTTTTTATTGGCCCCATTTCTCATTCTTCTGCTCGTTATCTTATTACATATCAAGATATTACAGAAACACATTCATCTAGTGGTATCATTATTTCCACAGGTGCAGGGGCTACAGGTTGGATGAGTTCACTTTTCAATATGGCAAATGGCATTCATCAGGCGTTTGGAGGTGGACAAATTTGTGAACGTCCCAAAGTACCTTTGGATACTGAACAGCTTATTTTTATTGTCCGAGAGCCATTTATTAGCAAAACCTCACAAGCTCAAGTTTCAGCAGGCATTATTACGCCTCAAAAAGAATTGGTTGTGGAATCGTTGATGGAAAAAACTGGAATTATTTTCAGTGATGGTATCGAGGCTGATAAACTTCGTTTCAATTCAGGCAGTATTGCCAAAATTGGTATCGCCAAAGAGAAAGCTAAACTGGTATTGCCTTAA
- a CDS encoding membrane protease subunit, stomatin/prohibitin, with amino-acid sequence MFGIKYIKFDAMTYVMRYTSGKLRAEGRGLSFFYMAYNTSIVAIPLGSNDVQFFFNESTRDFQTISIQGQVTYKVSNPKQLAELLDFSVDRYGNYKSTDAEKITQRLTNEAQTATKALIQSLTLKEAIRSGKKIEETIKVGVQASEAIKMLGIEPLAVNVIAVKASPEMERALEAETRESVQQEADQAIYNRRNFAVEQERKIKESELNTEIAVEEKRKQIVEKQMETKFLTQENQQKLEEMQLATSITLEQQRIELVKLKTENDKREADASKYILEATLQPYKQLDWKTLMAISQNGGDAKLNIALAFRELAENPQKINNLNISPDLLQNLMS; translated from the coding sequence ATGTTTGGAATAAAATACATTAAATTTGATGCCATGACCTACGTTATGCGTTATACAAGTGGCAAATTACGTGCAGAAGGCAGAGGACTATCATTTTTTTATATGGCTTACAATACTTCTATTGTTGCCATTCCTTTGGGTAGTAATGATGTTCAATTTTTCTTCAACGAATCCACACGAGATTTTCAGACTATTTCTATACAAGGACAAGTTACTTATAAAGTTTCAAATCCCAAGCAACTTGCTGAATTGCTCGATTTTAGTGTGGATAGGTATGGTAATTATAAAAGTACAGATGCCGAAAAAATCACTCAACGTCTCACCAACGAAGCCCAAACAGCCACCAAAGCTCTAATTCAAAGCCTTACCCTCAAAGAGGCTATCAGAAGTGGTAAAAAAATAGAAGAAACTATCAAAGTTGGCGTACAAGCCTCTGAAGCTATCAAGATGCTTGGTATTGAGCCTTTGGCTGTCAATGTCATTGCTGTAAAAGCAAGTCCCGAAATGGAACGAGCCTTAGAAGCAGAAACTCGAGAAAGTGTACAACAAGAAGCTGACCAAGCTATTTATAATCGCAGAAACTTTGCTGTTGAACAAGAACGTAAAATCAAAGAAAGCGAACTCAATACTGAAATTGCTGTGGAAGAGAAACGGAAACAAATCGTTGAAAAACAAATGGAAACAAAGTTTTTGACACAAGAAAATCAGCAGAAATTAGAAGAAATGCAACTTGCTACAAGTATCACGTTGGAGCAACAACGCATAGAACTTGTGAAACTCAAAACAGAAAACGACAAAAGAGAAGCTGATGCCTCAAAATATATCCTTGAAGCCACACTTCAGCCTTACAAACAACTCGATTGGAAAACCCTCATGGCTATCAGTCAGAATGGTGGTGATGCTAAATTAAATATAGCCTTGGCATTTAGGGAACTCGCTGAAAACCCTCAAAAAATTAATAATCTCAATATTTCACCAGATTTATTACAGAATTTGATGTCGTAA